The following are from one region of the Simiduia agarivorans SA1 = DSM 21679 genome:
- the ilvD gene encoding dihydroxy-acid dehydratase — protein sequence MPAYRSKTSTAGRNMAGARALWRATGMKDDDFQKPIIAVANSFTQFVPGHVHLKDMGQLVAREIEKAGGVAKEFNTIAVDDGIAMGHDGMLYSLPSRDIIADSVEYMVNAHCADAIVCISNCDKITPGMLMAAMRLNIPVIFVSGGPMEAGKTKLSEHKLDLVDAMVIAADSSASDELVAEYERSACPTCGSCSGMFTANSMNCLTEALGLSLPGNGSMLATHADREQLFLEAGRRIVDITKRYYEGEESHLLPRAIASKAAFRNAMALDIAMGGSTNTILHLLAAAQEGGVDFGMQDIDALSRQIPQLCKVAPNTQKYHMEDVHRAGGVFGILGELARGGLLDTSVPTVHSNTLAEGLAKWDIVQTGDAAVAEFFKAGPAGIPTQTAFSQATRWPSPDGDREQGCIRSVQHAYSKEGGLAVLTGNIAVDGCVVKTSGVDESIWEFEGSAYVVESQEDAVADILDGKVKAGDVVIIRYEGPKGGPGMQEMLYPTSYLKSKGLGKQCALLTDGRFSGGTSGLSIGHASPEAAAGGAIGLVETGDIIQINIPARSINVKLSDAELAARRSREEARGKDAWKPRKARPRKVSASLKAYALLATSADKGAVRDLSKLD from the coding sequence ATGCCCGCCTATCGCTCCAAGACTTCCACCGCCGGCCGTAACATGGCTGGCGCCCGCGCGCTGTGGCGCGCAACCGGTATGAAGGACGACGACTTTCAGAAGCCCATCATTGCGGTGGCGAATTCCTTCACGCAATTTGTGCCCGGCCATGTTCATCTGAAAGACATGGGCCAGTTGGTGGCGCGTGAAATCGAAAAGGCCGGCGGCGTGGCCAAGGAATTCAATACCATTGCGGTGGATGACGGTATCGCCATGGGCCACGATGGCATGCTCTACAGCCTGCCCAGCCGCGACATCATCGCCGACAGCGTTGAATACATGGTCAACGCCCACTGCGCCGATGCCATCGTGTGTATTTCCAACTGCGACAAAATCACCCCCGGCATGCTGATGGCGGCCATGCGCCTGAATATCCCGGTGATTTTCGTGTCCGGTGGCCCCATGGAAGCGGGCAAGACCAAGTTATCGGAACACAAGCTGGATCTGGTGGATGCCATGGTGATCGCCGCCGACAGCAGCGCGTCCGATGAGCTGGTGGCCGAGTACGAACGCTCCGCCTGCCCCACCTGCGGTTCCTGCTCTGGCATGTTCACAGCCAACTCCATGAACTGCCTGACCGAGGCGTTGGGTTTGTCCCTACCGGGCAACGGCTCCATGTTGGCCACCCACGCCGACCGCGAGCAATTGTTCCTGGAAGCCGGCCGGCGTATCGTCGACATCACCAAGCGCTACTACGAAGGCGAAGAATCCCATTTGTTGCCGCGCGCCATCGCATCCAAGGCCGCGTTCAGAAATGCCATGGCGCTGGATATCGCCATGGGCGGCTCCACCAATACCATCCTGCACCTGTTGGCGGCCGCACAGGAAGGCGGCGTGGACTTCGGCATGCAGGATATCGACGCGCTTTCGCGCCAGATCCCGCAGCTGTGTAAAGTCGCCCCCAACACCCAGAAATACCATATGGAAGACGTGCACCGGGCCGGCGGCGTATTCGGCATTCTGGGTGAGCTCGCCCGCGGCGGCCTGCTCGATACCTCGGTGCCCACGGTGCACAGCAATACCCTGGCGGAAGGCCTGGCCAAATGGGACATCGTCCAGACCGGCGACGCCGCAGTGGCCGAGTTCTTCAAGGCGGGCCCCGCCGGCATTCCCACCCAGACCGCGTTTTCACAAGCCACCCGCTGGCCAAGTCCGGACGGCGACCGCGAGCAGGGCTGCATCCGCTCGGTACAACATGCCTATAGCAAGGAGGGCGGTCTGGCGGTGCTGACCGGCAACATCGCGGTAGACGGCTGTGTGGTCAAAACCTCCGGTGTGGATGAATCCATCTGGGAATTCGAAGGCAGCGCCTATGTGGTCGAAAGCCAGGAAGACGCCGTGGCCGATATCCTCGATGGCAAAGTCAAAGCCGGCGATGTGGTCATCATCCGTTACGAAGGCCCAAAAGGCGGCCCCGGTATGCAGGAAATGCTTTACCCCACCAGCTACCTGAAATCCAAAGGTCTGGGCAAGCAGTGCGCATTGCTCACCGACGGGCGTTTCTCAGGCGGCACCTCCGGCCTTTCCATTGGCCACGCTTCACCGGAAGCCGCCGCGGGTGGCGCCATCGGGTTGGTGGAAACTGGCGATATTATCCAAATCAACATTCCCGCGCGCAGCATCAATGTAAAACTGTCAGACGCGGAATTGGCAGCCCGCCGCAGCCGCGAAGAAGCCCGCGGCAAAGACGCCTGGAAGCCACGCAAAGCCCGGCCACGCAAAGTCTCTGCATCGTTAAAGGCCTATGCATTGTTGGCCACCAGTGCCGATAAGGGCGCGGTGCGGGATCTGTCGAAACTGGACTGA
- the argA gene encoding amino-acid N-acetyltransferase, whose product MNDQVKPLSQQYVDWFRDSSPYINAHRGKTFVLMLPGEAVRHANFANIIYDIALLNSLGVRLVIVHGTRPQVEERLQLDEMTSNFHENLRITDPDAMTAIIQAAGEVRVDIEAALSTGLPNSPMHGAQIQAISGNFVTGMPIGVIDGVDLQFTGKVRRINTKPMQQALDFGAIVVISPLGYSPTGEVFNLSFAEVATQVAIALNADKIVSFVEGRGVEDEAGGLIREFMLHEAERYLNNPQSRPAHGSRLALNACYQACTKGVPRAQIVSFSDDGAFLKELFTRDGSGTMVYRDTYEQLRIASIDDVGGIIELIEPLEQAGVLVRRSREVLEAEIEKFWVLEKDGTILACAALYPFSNGAAELACVVTHPSYQKGGRAAKLLHQLERQAMRMGIKELFVLTTQTAHWFLEQGFVPGDIDTLPNEKQSLYNYQRKSKIFIKKIAA is encoded by the coding sequence ATGAACGATCAAGTGAAACCTCTGTCCCAACAGTACGTCGACTGGTTCCGGGATTCCTCGCCTTACATCAATGCGCACCGGGGTAAAACCTTTGTCCTGATGCTGCCGGGTGAAGCGGTGCGCCACGCCAACTTTGCCAACATCATCTACGACATTGCGCTGCTCAACAGCCTGGGCGTGCGCTTGGTGATCGTGCACGGCACCCGTCCGCAGGTGGAAGAGCGCCTGCAGCTGGATGAAATGACCTCCAATTTTCACGAGAATCTGCGCATTACTGACCCCGACGCCATGACCGCCATCATTCAGGCGGCGGGCGAAGTGCGCGTGGACATTGAAGCCGCGCTCAGCACCGGCCTGCCCAATTCGCCCATGCACGGCGCCCAGATTCAGGCCATTTCCGGCAACTTTGTCACCGGCATGCCCATCGGGGTCATCGACGGTGTAGACCTGCAATTCACCGGTAAGGTCCGCCGTATCAACACCAAACCCATGCAACAGGCGTTGGATTTTGGCGCCATCGTGGTGATCAGCCCCCTGGGCTATTCCCCCACCGGCGAGGTGTTCAACCTGTCCTTTGCCGAGGTGGCGACCCAGGTGGCCATTGCACTCAATGCCGACAAGATCGTCAGTTTTGTGGAAGGTCGCGGCGTGGAAGATGAAGCCGGCGGCCTGATCCGCGAGTTCATGCTGCATGAAGCGGAGCGCTACCTGAACAACCCGCAAAGCCGCCCCGCCCATGGCAGCCGGCTGGCGCTCAACGCCTGCTATCAGGCCTGTACCAAAGGCGTACCGCGCGCGCAGATAGTGTCTTTCTCCGACGACGGCGCCTTCCTTAAGGAGCTGTTCACCCGCGATGGGTCCGGCACTATGGTGTACCGCGATACCTACGAACAGCTGCGCATCGCCAGCATCGATGATGTGGGCGGCATCATCGAACTGATCGAACCCCTGGAGCAGGCCGGCGTGCTGGTGCGCCGGTCGCGCGAAGTGCTGGAAGCGGAAATTGAAAAGTTCTGGGTGCTGGAGAAGGACGGCACCATTCTCGCCTGCGCCGCGCTCTACCCCTTTTCCAATGGCGCCGCCGAACTGGCGTGCGTGGTCACCCACCCCAGCTACCAAAAGGGTGGACGCGCCGCCAAGCTGCTGCATCAGCTCGAGCGGCAGGCGATGCGCATGGGTATCAAGGAGCTGTTTGTACTCACCACCCAGACCGCGCATTGGTTCCTGGAGCAGGGTTTTGTGCCCGGTGATATCGACACATTGCCCAACGAGAAGCAATCTCTGTACAACTACCAACGCAAGTCGAAAATTTTTATCAAAAAAATCGCAGCCTGA
- the argE gene encoding acetylornithine deacetylase has protein sequence MTDLKRFTRELGELVALPSVSCATPALDMGNLKVIELLASWLEAMGFSIQIQPLPNQPGKANLIARLGSGEGGLILAGHTDTVPFDEHSWDQDPFALTERDDRLYGLGATDMKGFFPVALAAARAFTAQQLKAPLIILATADEETSMAGARLLAAEGGPKARAAIIGEPTDMAPIRMHKGIMMESVVIRGKSGHSSDPALGNNALEAMHEVMGELLGFRAELQTRYQHTGFKVQVPTLNLGCIHGGDNPNRICADCQLHFDLRALPGMNNAELHHQLEQRLRPVAEKRALNIQLRALFEDVPAFEQAPDSELVRLCETLSGRPSVSAAFATEAPFFQQLGMETLVLGPGSIDQAHQPNEFIPLAQIAPAVNLIQQLIRHYCL, from the coding sequence ATGACTGATCTAAAACGCTTTACCCGTGAACTCGGCGAACTGGTGGCCCTGCCCTCGGTGAGCTGCGCCACACCGGCGCTGGACATGGGCAACCTCAAGGTCATTGAATTGCTGGCCAGTTGGCTCGAGGCCATGGGCTTCAGCATCCAGATCCAGCCACTGCCCAACCAGCCCGGCAAAGCCAACCTGATTGCGCGCCTGGGCAGCGGGGAAGGCGGCCTGATTCTGGCCGGGCACACCGATACTGTCCCCTTTGACGAACACTCCTGGGATCAGGACCCCTTTGCCCTCACCGAGCGCGACGACCGCCTCTATGGCCTGGGCGCCACCGACATGAAAGGGTTTTTCCCGGTGGCACTGGCCGCCGCGCGGGCTTTCACCGCCCAGCAATTGAAAGCGCCACTGATCATTCTGGCCACGGCCGATGAGGAAACCTCGATGGCCGGCGCGCGCCTGTTGGCGGCCGAAGGCGGCCCGAAGGCCCGCGCCGCGATTATCGGCGAGCCCACGGACATGGCACCCATCCGCATGCACAAAGGCATCATGATGGAGTCGGTGGTGATTCGCGGTAAAAGCGGCCACTCCTCCGACCCGGCCCTCGGCAATAACGCACTGGAGGCCATGCACGAGGTCATGGGCGAACTGCTGGGCTTTCGGGCCGAACTGCAAACCCGCTACCAGCATACCGGCTTCAAGGTCCAGGTGCCCACGCTCAATCTGGGCTGTATCCACGGCGGCGACAACCCCAACCGCATCTGCGCCGATTGCCAGCTGCATTTTGACCTGCGCGCCCTGCCCGGGATGAACAATGCCGAACTACACCATCAACTCGAACAACGACTGCGCCCGGTAGCGGAAAAACGCGCACTCAACATTCAATTGCGCGCCCTGTTTGAAGATGTGCCCGCATTCGAGCAGGCCCCCGACAGCGAGTTGGTGCGCCTGTGTGAAACGCTCAGCGGGCGCCCGTCGGTGAGCGCTGCGTTCGCCACCGAAGCGCCGTTTTTTCAACAGTTAGGCATGGAAACCCTGGTGCTGGGACCAGGCTCCATTGACCAGGCGCACCAACCCAACGAATTCATTCCGCTCGCGCAGATAGCGCCGGCGGTGAATCTGATACAACAACTGATACGTCACTACTGCCTCTAA
- a CDS encoding PhzF family phenazine biosynthesis protein codes for MELAIYQVDAFTQRLFAGNPAAVVPLAAWLPDTTLQAIAAENNLSETAYVVPDGEAYQLRWFTPDCEVALCGHATLATAWVLYNRLDYTVAPLRFNTLSGELRVNRLDDGRLELDFPCQRLDPCSLSAAHQHQLANALGCQPLHIVNGEDVIVELATEAEVRALSPDFKALAAIPVRGVIVTAAGDSVDFVSRFFGPNVGVDEDPVTGSAHTKLTPYWADKTGRTHFTALQVSARGGELECELVDTRVFLRGHAVPFLTGTIQIPDGHD; via the coding sequence ATGGAACTCGCGATTTATCAGGTAGATGCGTTCACCCAACGGCTGTTCGCCGGCAACCCGGCGGCGGTGGTGCCATTGGCCGCCTGGCTGCCCGACACCACCCTGCAGGCCATTGCCGCCGAGAACAACCTGTCGGAAACCGCCTACGTTGTACCGGACGGCGAGGCCTACCAGCTGCGCTGGTTTACCCCGGATTGCGAGGTTGCCCTGTGTGGCCATGCCACCCTGGCCACCGCCTGGGTACTGTACAACCGACTGGACTACACTGTCGCCCCTTTGCGTTTCAATACCCTGTCGGGCGAGCTGCGGGTCAACCGGCTGGACGATGGCCGGCTGGAGCTGGATTTTCCCTGCCAACGGCTGGACCCGTGCAGCCTGTCTGCCGCCCACCAACACCAGCTCGCCAACGCGCTGGGCTGCCAGCCATTGCATATCGTCAACGGAGAGGATGTGATTGTTGAACTGGCAACAGAGGCTGAAGTGCGCGCCCTGTCACCCGATTTCAAAGCCCTGGCCGCGATTCCGGTGCGCGGCGTGATTGTCACTGCAGCGGGCGACAGCGTGGATTTTGTCAGCCGTTTTTTCGGCCCCAACGTGGGCGTGGATGAAGACCCGGTCACCGGCTCGGCGCACACCAAACTCACGCCCTACTGGGCCGACAAAACCGGCCGCACGCACTTCACCGCTTTACAGGTCTCCGCCCGCGGGGGCGAGCTGGAGTGCGAATTGGTCGACACAAGGGTGTTCCTGCGCGGCCATGCTGTGCCATTCTTAACAGGCACTATTCAGATACCCGACGGCCATGACTGA
- a CDS encoding inorganic phosphate transporter: MSVIAEYGQIFLVLACIFGLFMAWGVGANDVANAMGTSVGSKALTIKQAIIIAMVFEFLGAYLAGGAVTDTIRKGIIDPGMLADTPELLVYGMMAALLAAGTWLLAASILGWPVSTTHSIVGAIVGFAVAGIGMNAVNWGKVGTIAASWVVSPLLAGTIAFMLFRSVQRLILDTDNPLANAKKYVPVYMFFVGFLISMVTLLKGLKHVFKDSGFKLSFLESMGLSALIGLLVAGFGIYLLRQLKPVSEKESRFANVEQVFAILMIFTACSMAFAHGSNDVANAVGPMAAIVATVKTGAIGAKAAMPGWILLVGAIGIVIGLATYGHRVMATIGKKITHLTPSRGFAAELGAAGTVVLASGTGLPISTTHTLVGAVLGVGLARGIGALNLRVIGSIFMSWIVTLPAGALLAVVFFYFFKGLFS; encoded by the coding sequence ATGTCTGTTATTGCTGAATACGGCCAGATTTTTCTGGTCCTGGCCTGTATTTTCGGTCTGTTTATGGCCTGGGGTGTGGGTGCGAATGACGTCGCCAACGCCATGGGCACCTCGGTGGGCTCCAAGGCCCTCACCATCAAACAGGCGATTATTATCGCCATGGTGTTCGAATTCCTGGGCGCCTATCTGGCGGGCGGTGCGGTCACCGATACCATCCGCAAGGGCATTATCGACCCTGGCATGCTCGCCGACACACCAGAATTACTGGTGTACGGCATGATGGCCGCCTTGCTGGCCGCGGGCACCTGGCTGCTGGCGGCGTCTATCCTCGGCTGGCCGGTGTCCACCACCCACTCCATCGTGGGTGCCATTGTAGGCTTTGCCGTCGCCGGCATCGGCATGAACGCGGTGAACTGGGGCAAGGTTGGCACTATCGCCGCCAGCTGGGTGGTTTCGCCGCTACTGGCGGGCACCATTGCCTTCATGCTGTTCCGCAGCGTGCAACGGCTGATTCTCGACACCGACAACCCCCTGGCCAACGCCAAAAAGTACGTGCCGGTGTACATGTTCTTCGTGGGCTTTCTGATCAGCATGGTGACCTTGCTGAAGGGCCTGAAGCACGTATTCAAGGACAGCGGTTTCAAGCTCAGCTTCCTGGAGTCCATGGGCCTGTCCGCCTTGATCGGGCTCTTGGTGGCCGGTTTCGGTATTTACCTGCTGCGCCAGCTCAAACCCGTCAGTGAAAAAGAATCCCGCTTTGCCAACGTTGAGCAGGTATTTGCCATCCTGATGATTTTTACCGCCTGTTCCATGGCGTTCGCCCACGGTTCCAACGATGTGGCCAACGCCGTCGGCCCCATGGCAGCCATTGTCGCCACGGTGAAAACCGGGGCCATTGGTGCCAAAGCCGCTATGCCCGGCTGGATCCTGCTGGTGGGCGCAATCGGTATCGTGATTGGTCTCGCCACCTACGGCCACCGGGTCATGGCCACCATCGGCAAGAAAATCACCCACCTGACCCCGAGCCGCGGCTTTGCCGCCGAGCTGGGTGCCGCTGGCACGGTGGTACTCGCGTCCGGTACCGGGCTGCCCATTTCTACCACCCACACACTGGTGGGCGCGGTACTGGGTGTAGGCCTGGCGCGCGGTATTGGTGCGCTCAACCTGCGCGTGATCGGCAGTATCTTCATGTCGTGGATCGTCACCCTGCCGGCGGGCGCCTTGCTGGCGGTAGTGTTCTTTTACTTCTTCAAGGGGCTGTTCAGCTAA
- a CDS encoding TIGR00153 family protein: MPSANPFAILFGKSPIKPMQEHMAVVAEAAGLLTPFFEAVIANDWAQADKVQQQIHGLENKADSLKKDLRLHLPKSLFLPVPRSDLLELLAGQDRIANRAKDIAGIMLGRKMKLPKALGDQMLAFVQAAVTTVEQSLKAINELDELLETGFAGRELDIVETMIGELDRLENQADEMEVAIRASLFELEAEMPPVDVMFLYKVIDWVGDVADRAQKVGSRLELLLAR, encoded by the coding sequence ATGCCCAGTGCTAATCCATTCGCCATCCTGTTTGGCAAATCCCCCATCAAGCCCATGCAAGAGCATATGGCCGTGGTGGCTGAGGCCGCCGGCCTCCTGACCCCTTTCTTCGAAGCCGTCATCGCCAACGACTGGGCCCAGGCCGACAAGGTCCAACAACAGATCCACGGTCTGGAGAACAAGGCTGACAGTCTGAAGAAAGACCTGCGCCTGCATCTGCCCAAGAGCCTGTTTTTGCCGGTACCGCGTTCCGACCTGCTGGAACTGCTGGCCGGCCAGGACCGCATTGCCAACCGCGCCAAGGACATCGCCGGCATCATGCTGGGGCGCAAGATGAAGTTGCCCAAGGCCCTGGGCGATCAGATGCTTGCCTTCGTGCAAGCGGCCGTCACCACCGTTGAACAATCGCTGAAAGCCATCAACGAGCTGGACGAGCTGCTGGAAACCGGCTTTGCCGGCCGTGAGCTGGACATCGTGGAAACCATGATCGGCGAGCTCGACCGGTTGGAGAACCAGGCCGACGAAATGGAAGTCGCCATCCGGGCGTCGCTGTTCGAACTGGAGGCCGAAATGCCACCGGTGGACGTGATGTTCCTTTACAAAGTCATTGACTGGGTTGGCGATGTGGCCGACCGCGCTCAAAAAGTAGGCAGCCGGTTAGAGCTGCTGTTAGCGCGCTAA
- a CDS encoding GspE/PulE family protein, translated as MNQLAAPDRPLELRNILLALVEDGIITQGDANVLGGSPLSGKQRTKNPLSIICSRKLIDQRTGGKPLDGERLSRWLAERAQLEWFNIDPLEINVAKITEVMSFAFAQRHKILCVKVKSDELVVATAEPYVNNWVEQLTHTARKHITKVIADPDDIERYTVEFYTLAKSISGVGSQTGTSAANNFEQLLEVGGARDPEANDQHIVNIVDWLLQYAFEQRASDIHIEPRRNVGRIRFRIDGVLHQVYELPMNVTTAVTSRLKVLGRMNVAEKRKPQDGRIKTKSPDGNEVELRLSTLPTAFGEKLVMRIFDPDVLLRSFEQLGLIGDDLAAWQDMLSRPNGIVLVTGPTGSGKTTTLYSSLKRIATDEVNVSTIEDPIEMVEDSFNQTQVQHNIGLDFAAGVRTLMRQDPDIIMVGEIRDLETAEMAIQASLTGHLVLSTLHTNDAPAAVARMVDLGVPAYLIKASVLGIMAQRLVRTLCPHCKEPDAVDPNAWQQLVAPWKAPAPAKIYKPVGCLECRNTGYLGRVAIYEIMILSDSLKTMIRDDGDLMALRKQAVKEGMRTLRLAGAQKVGAGLTTIEEVMRVAPAPDRD; from the coding sequence ATGAATCAACTGGCTGCGCCAGACCGACCGTTAGAGCTGCGCAATATCCTGCTTGCGCTGGTGGAAGACGGCATTATCACCCAAGGCGATGCCAATGTGCTGGGCGGCAGTCCGCTCTCGGGCAAGCAGCGCACCAAGAACCCGCTTTCCATCATCTGCAGTCGCAAACTCATCGATCAGCGCACCGGGGGCAAGCCGCTGGACGGTGAGCGGTTGTCGCGCTGGCTGGCCGAACGGGCGCAGCTCGAGTGGTTCAATATTGACCCGTTGGAAATCAACGTGGCCAAAATCACCGAAGTGATGTCCTTCGCGTTTGCCCAGCGTCATAAAATTTTATGCGTAAAGGTCAAATCCGATGAGCTGGTAGTGGCCACCGCTGAGCCCTACGTCAATAACTGGGTAGAGCAGCTCACTCATACTGCGCGCAAACATATCACCAAAGTGATTGCCGATCCGGATGATATCGAGCGGTATACGGTCGAGTTTTATACCCTTGCCAAATCCATTTCCGGGGTCGGCAGTCAAACCGGCACATCGGCCGCCAACAACTTTGAGCAATTGCTGGAAGTGGGCGGCGCGCGCGACCCGGAAGCCAACGACCAGCACATCGTCAACATCGTGGACTGGCTGCTGCAGTACGCGTTTGAGCAGCGTGCCAGTGATATCCACATTGAGCCGCGTCGCAACGTAGGGCGCATCCGTTTCCGCATCGATGGCGTTTTGCATCAGGTGTACGAGTTGCCCATGAATGTGACCACCGCGGTCACCTCGCGCCTGAAAGTGTTGGGCCGCATGAACGTAGCGGAAAAACGTAAGCCCCAGGACGGGCGCATCAAAACCAAAAGCCCGGATGGCAATGAAGTAGAACTGCGTTTGTCTACGCTGCCTACGGCCTTCGGTGAAAAACTGGTGATGCGGATTTTCGATCCGGATGTGTTGTTGCGTTCTTTCGAACAACTTGGCTTGATAGGCGATGACCTGGCCGCCTGGCAGGACATGCTGTCGCGTCCGAACGGCATTGTATTGGTGACCGGCCCCACCGGTTCCGGTAAAACCACCACGCTGTATTCGTCCTTAAAACGCATTGCCACCGATGAGGTGAATGTCTCCACCATCGAAGATCCCATTGAAATGGTGGAAGACAGTTTCAATCAGACCCAGGTACAGCACAATATCGGGCTGGATTTTGCCGCCGGTGTGCGCACGCTCATGCGTCAGGACCCGGACATTATCATGGTGGGTGAGATCCGCGACCTGGAAACCGCCGAGATGGCGATTCAGGCCTCGCTCACCGGTCACTTAGTGCTATCGACCCTGCACACCAATGACGCGCCGGCGGCGGTGGCGCGGATGGTAGACCTGGGTGTGCCGGCGTATCTGATCAAGGCCTCGGTGTTGGGCATTATGGCGCAACGTCTGGTGCGCACCCTGTGCCCGCACTGCAAAGAACCCGACGCGGTGGATCCCAATGCCTGGCAACAATTGGTGGCGCCGTGGAAAGCTCCGGCGCCGGCAAAAATCTACAAGCCAGTGGGTTGTCTCGAATGTCGCAACACCGGCTATCTGGGCCGGGTGGCGATTTATGAAATCATGATTTTATCGGACTCGTTGAAAACCATGATCCGCGATGACGGCGATCTGATGGCGCTGCGCAAGCAGGCAGTTAAAGAGGGCATGCGCACGTTGCGATTGGCGGGCGCGCAAAAAGTGGGTGCCGGGCTCACCACCATTGAAGAAGTCATGCGGGTAGCGCCGGCGCCGGATCGGGATTAA